The following proteins are co-located in the Phragmites australis chromosome 10, lpPhrAust1.1, whole genome shotgun sequence genome:
- the LOC133930405 gene encoding probable inositol oxygenase isoform X3, whose translation MMGGGVVLIFCWASHLIADAVAGRKVAGEPAELLLDGGLVMPDSNAFGNTFRNYDAESERKKTVEEFYRVNHNNQTYGFVARMWAEYGRLDKTEMSVWECMELLNEFIDDSDPDLDMPQIEHLLQTAEAIRKDYPDEDWLHLTGLIHDLESFLGGQSLVTPSPWAARTTSATFTSSTSRRTLTTTTPGSTPSSGPTPRAAASTTCSCHGAMTITCTWWPGRTRKSTLPSAGLFIIRYHSFYPLHNHGAYMHLMNDEDKENLKWLHVFNFCSKYDLYSKSNVRIDVEKVKPYYMSLVDKYFPAKMRW comes from the exons ATGATGGGTGGCGGCGTGGTGTTGATATTTTGTTGGGCTTCTCACCTAATTGCAGATGCGGTGGCGGGGAGGAAGGTCGCCGGTGAACCGGCGGAGCTCCTGCTCGACGGGGGCTTGGTCATGCCGGACTCCAACGCCTTCGGCAACACCTTCAG GAACTACGACGCGGAGTCGGAGCGGAAGAAGACGGTGGAGGAGTTCTACCGCGTGAACCACAACAACCAGACCTACGGCTTCGTGGCGCGGATGTGGGCGGAGTACGGGCGGCTGGACAAGACGGAGATGAGCGTCTGGGAGTGCATGGAGCTGCTCAACGAGTTCATCGACGACAGCGATCCCGACCTCGACATGCCGCAGATCGAGCACCTCCTCCAGACCGCCGAGGCCATCCGCAAGGACTACCCCGACGAGGACTGGCTCCACCTCACCGGCCTCATCCACG ACCTGGAGAGCTTCCTCGGTGGGCAGTCGTTG GTGACACCTTCCCCGTGGGCTGCGCGTACGACGAGTGCAACGTTCACTTCAAG CACTTCAAGGAGAACCCTGACTACCACAACCCCAGGTTCAACACCAAGTTCGGGGCCTACTCCGAGGGCTGCGGCCTCGACAACGTGTTCATGTCATGGGGCCATGACGATTACATGTACCTG GTGGCCAGGGAGAACAAGAAAGAGCACCCTTCCTTCCGCTGGGCTGTTCATCATCAGATATCACTCATTCTACC CGCTGCACAACCATGGAGCCTACATGCACCTGATGAATGATGAGGACAAGGAGAACCTCAAGTGGCTCCATGTGTTCAA TTTTTGCAGCAAGTATGACCTGTACAGCAAAAGCAACGTCAGGATAGACGTAGAGAAGGTGAAGCCCTACTACATGTCGCTCGTCGACAAG TACTTCCCGGCGAAGATGAGATGGTGA
- the LOC133930405 gene encoding probable inositol oxygenase isoform X1 has translation MMGGGVVLIFCWASHLIADAVAGRKVAGEPAELLLDGGLVMPDSNAFGNTFRNYDAESERKKTVEEFYRVNHNNQTYGFVARMWAEYGRLDKTEMSVWECMELLNEFIDDSDPDLDMPQIEHLLQTAEAIRKDYPDEDWLHLTGLIHDLESFLGGQSLVTPSPWAARTTSATFTSSTSRRTLTTTTPGSTPSSGPTPRAAASTTCSCHGAMTITCTWWPGRTRKSTLPSAGLFIIRYHSFYRRLLILLCGQVQKVFFLNKRIQRSLVSLLKFFMHFRCGSALHNHGAYMHLMNDEDKENLKWLHVFNFCSKYDLYSKSNVRIDVEKVKPYYMSLVDKYFPAKMRW, from the exons ATGATGGGTGGCGGCGTGGTGTTGATATTTTGTTGGGCTTCTCACCTAATTGCAGATGCGGTGGCGGGGAGGAAGGTCGCCGGTGAACCGGCGGAGCTCCTGCTCGACGGGGGCTTGGTCATGCCGGACTCCAACGCCTTCGGCAACACCTTCAG GAACTACGACGCGGAGTCGGAGCGGAAGAAGACGGTGGAGGAGTTCTACCGCGTGAACCACAACAACCAGACCTACGGCTTCGTGGCGCGGATGTGGGCGGAGTACGGGCGGCTGGACAAGACGGAGATGAGCGTCTGGGAGTGCATGGAGCTGCTCAACGAGTTCATCGACGACAGCGATCCCGACCTCGACATGCCGCAGATCGAGCACCTCCTCCAGACCGCCGAGGCCATCCGCAAGGACTACCCCGACGAGGACTGGCTCCACCTCACCGGCCTCATCCACG ACCTGGAGAGCTTCCTCGGTGGGCAGTCGTTG GTGACACCTTCCCCGTGGGCTGCGCGTACGACGAGTGCAACGTTCACTTCAAG CACTTCAAGGAGAACCCTGACTACCACAACCCCAGGTTCAACACCAAGTTCGGGGCCTACTCCGAGGGCTGCGGCCTCGACAACGTGTTCATGTCATGGGGCCATGACGATTACATGTACCTG GTGGCCAGGGAGAACAAGAAAGAGCACCCTTCCTTCCGCTGGGCTGTTCATCATCAGATATCACTCATTCTACCGTAGGCTCCTCATCCTTTTGTGTGGCCAAGTTCAGAAAgttttctttttaaataaaCGGATTCAGAGGTCACTAGTAAGCTTACTGAAATTTTTCATGCATTTTCGATGCGGTTCAGCGCTGCACAACCATGGAGCCTACATGCACCTGATGAATGATGAGGACAAGGAGAACCTCAAGTGGCTCCATGTGTTCAA TTTTTGCAGCAAGTATGACCTGTACAGCAAAAGCAACGTCAGGATAGACGTAGAGAAGGTGAAGCCCTACTACATGTCGCTCGTCGACAAG TACTTCCCGGCGAAGATGAGATGGTGA
- the LOC133930405 gene encoding probable inositol oxygenase isoform X2, which yields MRWRGGRSPVNRRSSCSTGAWSCRTPTPSATPSETSFLTCRNYDAESERKKTVEEFYRVNHNNQTYGFVARMWAEYGRLDKTEMSVWECMELLNEFIDDSDPDLDMPQIEHLLQTAEAIRKDYPDEDWLHLTGLIHDLESFLGGQSLVTPSPWAARTTSATFTSSTSRRTLTTTTPGSTPSSGPTPRAAASTTCSCHGAMTITCTWWPGRTRKSTLPSAGLFIIRYHSFYRRLLILLCGQVQKVFFLNKRIQRSLVSLLKFFMHFRCGSALHNHGAYMHLMNDEDKENLKWLHVFNFCSKYDLYSKSNVRIDVEKVKPYYMSLVDKYFPAKMRW from the exons ATGCGGTGGCGGGGAGGAAGGTCGCCGGTGAACCGGCGGAGCTCCTGCTCGACGGGGGCTTGGTCATGCCGGACTCCAACGCCTTCGGCAACACCTTCAG AGACGTCATTCTTAACGTGCAGGAACTACGACGCGGAGTCGGAGCGGAAGAAGACGGTGGAGGAGTTCTACCGCGTGAACCACAACAACCAGACCTACGGCTTCGTGGCGCGGATGTGGGCGGAGTACGGGCGGCTGGACAAGACGGAGATGAGCGTCTGGGAGTGCATGGAGCTGCTCAACGAGTTCATCGACGACAGCGATCCCGACCTCGACATGCCGCAGATCGAGCACCTCCTCCAGACCGCCGAGGCCATCCGCAAGGACTACCCCGACGAGGACTGGCTCCACCTCACCGGCCTCATCCACG ACCTGGAGAGCTTCCTCGGTGGGCAGTCGTTG GTGACACCTTCCCCGTGGGCTGCGCGTACGACGAGTGCAACGTTCACTTCAAG CACTTCAAGGAGAACCCTGACTACCACAACCCCAGGTTCAACACCAAGTTCGGGGCCTACTCCGAGGGCTGCGGCCTCGACAACGTGTTCATGTCATGGGGCCATGACGATTACATGTACCTG GTGGCCAGGGAGAACAAGAAAGAGCACCCTTCCTTCCGCTGGGCTGTTCATCATCAGATATCACTCATTCTACCGTAGGCTCCTCATCCTTTTGTGTGGCCAAGTTCAGAAAgttttctttttaaataaaCGGATTCAGAGGTCACTAGTAAGCTTACTGAAATTTTTCATGCATTTTCGATGCGGTTCAGCGCTGCACAACCATGGAGCCTACATGCACCTGATGAATGATGAGGACAAGGAGAACCTCAAGTGGCTCCATGTGTTCAA TTTTTGCAGCAAGTATGACCTGTACAGCAAAAGCAACGTCAGGATAGACGTAGAGAAGGTGAAGCCCTACTACATGTCGCTCGTCGACAAG TACTTCCCGGCGAAGATGAGATGGTGA